Sequence from the Thermocoleostomius sinensis A174 genome:
CAATTTCAACAGCGCCAGGTGGACAAACGCTACGAAGCTGTTCTCGGTGGTGTTGTTCAGCCCGATCGCGGCATGATTGCGCTACCCCTTTGGGGCAATCCTACCGATCGCCCTCGACAGCAAGTTAACTGGCAGCACGGCAAGCCCAGCTTTACTGAATTTCAAGTCATCGACCGCCACAGCCATTACACCCGTCTTGAATTTCGTCCCTTTACTGGACGCACCCACCAGTTGCGGGTTCATGCAGTCGAAGGGCTAGGTATCCCCATCGTAGGCGATCGGTTATACGGCTGTCAGGCGGCGGTCGATCGGCTATATCTGCACGCAAGGGAACTGTGTTTTCAACATCCCTACCTTAATCACTCCCTACATCTACAGGCTGAAGTGCCTTTCACAGCAGCTTTTTAGAGTACCGTTCTCATCCTTCATCATGCTTCTACTAGCATCTTAAGCCAATCATTCACTCGGTTTGGCTCCCGGTGGTGGCAATTCCTCTAGAATGGTGAATCGAATATGATTCAGTGCTAGATCACCGATCGAAATGTCTTCAGGTAAATCGGGGGCGGTAATTTTTTCAAAGGGAATGCCTTTACCAATTTCAGCATGAAACCAGGGCAAGCCCATGAAAAATCGAGTAGGATAGGGGCCGCCTTCTACCACGTCATCCACGTTAGATTCCATTGGCACCCAGCCAAAACCAGGAATATAAAACTCAATCCAAACATGGTTGAAGTCGGGTTGTAACGGCACGCCACGTCGATCGGGATCAGGAGGGCATTTGTAGCGTCCAACGGTACGACAGGCAATGCCATTGAGTCGAGCCAGCGCTAGCAAAATCCCGACATATTCGCCACAGGAGCCAATCCCCCGATCGAGCGCTACATCGGGTGTATCAATGTGGGGCTTGATGCCGTAGGACATGCGATCATAAACATAGTTGCGAATTTTAAGAATTTTGCGCAGGATGTTGGTTTCCGTTCCAATTGCCTCACGGGCCGCACTGCGAATCATGGGTGTATCCATCGCTAAATCATCATCATCGACGAGATAGCGCCGCTGAAATTCTTGAGAGAGCGGCGGCAAGGTTTCAGTATCGCGGTAGGTCAGTTGATATTTAATGCCGCGCACTTCCATCAAGGCTTTCCAGCCAAAGATTTGACCTTCCTGGGGGGCTAGCTTGTCAAAACGAAACACAGCTACGCGCTGTCCTTCTTGAATTTCTTCGGTGTAGGGCCGCCCGATCGGTTCTACTTGTAGCACTGTTTGCCGATCGGTATTCACTGGCAGGGAAATGCGCCATTCGAGATTGGTAAGCGGAACTTCTTCTAGGGGAGATATCTCCTCGACATATGACATTTCTAAAAGATAACCGTTAGAAAGGGTATAACGGGCGGTTTCGTCATAGTAGTAATGCAATGGATGAATAAAAGTTCGATCGCGAGAGGTTAGCTCATAGGGATCTTCAGGATTGTTTGGATCATCGCGAATGTACATTTCCTCACTGGCATAGCAAACGTAGAGAAGTTCGCTGCCAGTTTGCGAATCGGTGTGGAAAGCCAACCCGGAAGGCGATTCATAGGGGGTTAAGACACTGAAGCGTACTTCCCCAGTGGCCCGATCCATGCAATACACAGATCGTTCAACATCGTCACAAATCCACAGTTCTTCCCCGCGAATCGTCAAGTTTTCAGCACCGACCCCCGGCAGGTAAAACTGCGTGATGCGGTTGCCGGAGGCGCGATCGAAGATTAGAATATAGCCTGCTTTTTGACAAGTGACATACACGGTTGATTGCCATACTGCCACACCATTCACCTCATAGGGCAGCGTCACGAATAACCGAGGCGTAAACTCTTCAAACGTACACCAATACACCGAGTCATCCCTGGCAAACCAAATCTGATTTTCCCAGACTGCCAGCCCTGTAGCGTCCATCAATTTTTGAGTAGCACGAGGATTGAGCACCATCGTGTTGTCGTTGGTGCAGTCTACTTGCAAGAGGTAGCCGCGAATGGAATCCAATGCTAGGAGCCGATCGCCTGTAGAAGCTAGCCCTCGCAGCATGTAGACTCCAAACGGACGAATGGTTCGGCGCTGCAAATCTAGTTTAGACGTATAGGGTGTTACGGTCTGCCCGGAAGACAGGTTAGATTCAAGTAGCATAAATAACAGAACAGATGGATGCAAGTCTGACCATCATAAACATCTCATTGATCCGCTACTGTACCAGAGAAACCTTATGCAGAGGATGACTCTTTAGAGAGGGAATTGATATCATGGGCTGAATACAGTGCGTCTAGTTGCTGATTAACTTAACTAAACTTATGACAAAACAGGCAGCAACCTTAATAGTCGCTTAATTTCCGGTTATTCTGCCGATCATCCCCTCCGCCTAGAATTTTCGTGAATTCTATGGGCGGGTCTTATGCTGCGTCGATTGAACTCCTATTTAAGACAAAAACTAGGCGATCGGAAATCATTTCGGAAATCATTAAAGTTAGGCTCTCTATTTGTCTCTGCCTTGGCAGTCACCCTGTTCACAGCTGCTTGTATTGCCGATCAAGCGGCTATTGAACAAGCTGATTCCACCTCAACAGGCGCTAGCGGCGGTACATCTACTCTTACCGTTTATACGGCTCTGGAAGACGATCAAATCAAGGACTATTTATCGTCTTGGAACGAACAGAATCCCAATACCACAGTGAACATTGTTCGCGATTCTACGGGCATTGTGACGGCAAAACTGTTGGCTGAAAAGGACAATCCGCAAGCCGATGTGGTGTGGGGGTTAGCCGCTTCCAGTTTATTGGTGGCCGATCAGCAGGGTATGTTGGAGCCGTATGCTCCGGCTGGGTTAGAGAAAGTCAGACCTCGATTTCGCGACGATCGCACTCCGCCGCATTGGGTCGGCATCGATGTCTGGAGTTCAGCCTTTTGCGTCAACACGGTTGAATCTGAACGAAAAGGGCTGGCAATTCCGCAATCCTGGGATGATTTAATCAAGCCAGAATACCAGGGACAAA
This genomic interval carries:
- a CDS encoding transglutaminase-like domain-containing protein, whose protein sequence is MLLESNLSSGQTVTPYTSKLDLQRRTIRPFGVYMLRGLASTGDRLLALDSIRGYLLQVDCTNDNTMVLNPRATQKLMDATGLAVWENQIWFARDDSVYWCTFEEFTPRLFVTLPYEVNGVAVWQSTVYVTCQKAGYILIFDRASGNRITQFYLPGVGAENLTIRGEELWICDDVERSVYCMDRATGEVRFSVLTPYESPSGLAFHTDSQTGSELLYVCYASEEMYIRDDPNNPEDPYELTSRDRTFIHPLHYYYDETARYTLSNGYLLEMSYVEEISPLEEVPLTNLEWRISLPVNTDRQTVLQVEPIGRPYTEEIQEGQRVAVFRFDKLAPQEGQIFGWKALMEVRGIKYQLTYRDTETLPPLSQEFQRRYLVDDDDLAMDTPMIRSAAREAIGTETNILRKILKIRNYVYDRMSYGIKPHIDTPDVALDRGIGSCGEYVGILLALARLNGIACRTVGRYKCPPDPDRRGVPLQPDFNHVWIEFYIPGFGWVPMESNVDDVVEGGPYPTRFFMGLPWFHAEIGKGIPFEKITAPDLPEDISIGDLALNHIRFTILEELPPPGAKPSE
- a CDS encoding putative 2-aminoethylphosphonate ABC transporter substrate-binding protein; this encodes MLRRLNSYLRQKLGDRKSFRKSLKLGSLFVSALAVTLFTAACIADQAAIEQADSTSTGASGGTSTLTVYTALEDDQIKDYLSSWNEQNPNTTVNIVRDSTGIVTAKLLAEKDNPQADVVWGLAASSLLVADQQGMLEPYAPAGLEKVRPRFRDDRTPPHWVGIDVWSSAFCVNTVESERKGLAIPQSWDDLIKPEYQGQIVMSNPASSGTGFLSVSAILQLKGEEAGWQYLDALHQNIAQYMHSGSKPCKAAGAGEYPIGISFDYRAVKQKNDGEPIAAVFPKEGSGWDVEANALVKKTSIKPEARAFLDWAISEPVSEKYAQNFGITAVKTSVPVPDGFPADPEAQLIENDLNWAAENRDRILEEWTRRYDSKSEPKEG